From Thermogladius calderae 1633, a single genomic window includes:
- a CDS encoding purine-nucleoside phosphorylase, translated as MSFRELPHIKARPGDIAKNVIAVGDPGRVDLLSQLLEEKRVVNEHRGLKVVTGTYKGVKVSIATHGIGCPSAMIVFEELGILGARRFVRVGTTGGLRRDIRVGDVVVATGAGYTQGGCGLGQYMPGICGATSPHSVLTARIMESLSRNGVKFLAGPVYSSDAFYAEDPSFAERMSHLGFVAVEMEAAGLFALGWMRGWETAAVLVVSDVLPSEEKVFLTTAELADKFTSVARAVLDVFSELRD; from the coding sequence ATGAGCTTCAGGGAGTTACCCCACATAAAGGCCAGACCAGGAGATATAGCAAAAAACGTCATCGCCGTGGGCGACCCAGGTAGAGTAGACCTGTTGAGCCAACTCCTCGAGGAGAAGAGAGTCGTCAACGAGCACAGAGGTCTAAAGGTGGTGACGGGAACCTACAAGGGCGTAAAAGTCTCCATAGCCACGCACGGGATAGGCTGCCCCTCCGCGATGATAGTGTTCGAGGAGCTAGGCATCCTGGGTGCCAGGCGGTTTGTGAGAGTCGGCACGACAGGGGGCCTGAGGAGGGACATAAGGGTCGGCGACGTTGTGGTAGCCACGGGAGCCGGCTACACGCAGGGGGGATGCGGCCTAGGGCAGTACATGCCCGGCATATGCGGTGCCACGAGCCCACACTCGGTCTTAACGGCTAGGATAATGGAGTCGTTGAGCAGAAACGGGGTCAAGTTTTTAGCGGGGCCAGTCTACAGTAGCGACGCCTTTTACGCTGAAGACCCCTCTTTTGCCGAGAGAATGAGCCACCTAGGATTCGTTGCCGTGGAGATGGAAGCCGCCGGCTTATTCGCGCTCGGCTGGATGAGGGGTTGGGAGACAGCCGCCGTGCTAGTGGTCAGCGACGTTCTACCGTCCGAGGAGAAGGTGTTTCTCACAACTGCCGAGCTCGCCGACAAGTTTACTAGCGTCGCGAGGGCTGTCCTAGACGTATTCTCGGAACTAAGGGACTAG
- the cysS gene encoding cysteine--tRNA ligase, with product MEVKLYNTLSKEVEVLRPVEESTVKMYVCGPTVYDYTHIGHGRTYVVYDALKKYLSIRGYNVIHVMNITDIDDKIIRRAQSEGRDWREVADEYTKDYLEGLSKLKVTIDHHPRVTDHIKEIIEFIQVLIDKGYAYVAQSGSVYFEVDKYPDYGRLSGRASKELWNQEPEFLGEKKKPYDFALWKASKPGEPYWESPWGKGRPGWHIECSVMSSRYLGGRFDIHGGGTDLIFPHHENERAQSEAYYGGRWVGIWMHTGLVMVGSDKMSKSLGNIVPLKEAFDKWGLALRVWYLSSHYRKPLVFSEEALEQSKRFYERFVNTWSLLTRLEREAVDRHYVRDEDIAQARKLLELRNRFHESLSNDFNTPEMLAAVNELMSFVNRELAYRPVHMLVSIARKLFREANAVLSLVEEAETSTEEEVDSLVKLIVDVRRELRSLKLYELADRIRSELMRQGIILQDKGLETTWIKKKTL from the coding sequence ATGGAGGTAAAGCTCTATAACACTCTGAGCAAGGAAGTAGAAGTCCTCAGACCCGTGGAAGAGAGCACCGTGAAGATGTACGTCTGCGGCCCCACTGTATACGACTACACGCACATAGGACACGGTAGGACGTACGTTGTGTACGACGCGTTAAAGAAGTACCTATCGATTAGGGGCTACAACGTCATACACGTCATGAACATCACCGACATAGACGACAAGATCATTAGACGGGCCCAGAGCGAGGGGAGAGACTGGAGAGAGGTCGCCGACGAGTACACGAAGGACTACCTAGAGGGCCTCTCCAAGCTGAAAGTCACTATAGACCACCATCCCAGAGTAACAGACCACATAAAGGAGATCATAGAGTTCATACAGGTTCTAATAGACAAGGGCTACGCATACGTCGCTCAAAGCGGTAGCGTGTACTTTGAGGTCGACAAGTACCCGGACTACGGGAGGCTCTCGGGGAGAGCTAGCAAGGAGCTTTGGAACCAAGAACCCGAGTTCCTCGGCGAGAAGAAGAAGCCCTACGACTTCGCGCTATGGAAAGCGAGCAAGCCCGGGGAGCCGTATTGGGAGAGCCCCTGGGGTAAGGGTAGGCCGGGTTGGCACATAGAGTGCAGTGTTATGAGCTCTAGGTACCTCGGGGGCCGGTTCGATATACACGGTGGCGGGACAGACCTGATATTCCCACACCACGAGAACGAGAGGGCCCAGAGCGAGGCGTACTACGGCGGCAGGTGGGTGGGTATCTGGATGCACACGGGTCTGGTGATGGTGGGCAGCGACAAGATGAGCAAGAGCCTAGGCAACATAGTGCCTTTGAAAGAGGCTTTTGACAAGTGGGGGCTGGCCCTGAGAGTCTGGTACTTGTCCTCGCACTACAGGAAGCCGCTGGTCTTCTCGGAAGAGGCGCTCGAGCAGTCTAAGAGGTTCTACGAGAGGTTCGTGAACACGTGGAGCCTGTTGACGAGGCTGGAGAGGGAGGCCGTCGACAGGCACTACGTCAGAGACGAGGACATAGCACAAGCCAGAAAACTCCTTGAACTACGCAACAGGTTCCACGAGTCTCTGTCAAACGACTTTAACACCCCCGAAATGCTCGCCGCCGTCAACGAGCTTATGAGCTTCGTAAACAGGGAGCTGGCCTACAGGCCCGTCCACATGCTTGTGTCGATCGCCAGGAAACTGTTCAGGGAGGCTAACGCTGTCCTGTCCCTCGTAGAGGAGGCCGAGACCTCGACAGAGGAAGAGGTGGACTCGCTGGTTAAGCTGATAGTAGACGTCAGGAGGGAGCTGAGGAGCCTGAAGTTGTACGAGCTCGCCGACAGGATCAGGAGCGAGCTCATGAGACAGGGGATAATACTACAGGACAAGGGTTTGGAGACCACCTGGATCAAGAAGAAAACTCTTTGA
- a CDS encoding FAD-dependent oxidoreductase, protein MKGYRIEEHPILKFRRGRVVKFRFNGVEVEGYEGESVLASLYALGYRVFSYSKTGRPRGAFCMIGKCSSCLARVNGVPNTRICVEPVRDGLVVETQSGLPEIPSETHGDVSEEEIEADAVVVGSGPAGLQAALTLAGHGLEVVLVEEHPKLGGQLVKQTHRFFGDTAYYGGVRGFKIGELLTEKVRANPNIKVLTSTRVYGFFAEGYLGATTVTGEPRHYLIKSRYTIVATGASERLALFENNDLPGVMGAGGAQTLMNEYGIRPGDRALVVGSGNVGLIVAYQLLQADVDVKAILELRDEIGGWFVHAAKIRRHGVPIKTGRTLLRVEGYERVEKAVSVAVDRGYNLLPGTEEVYDVDLVLLAVGLQPSYALLSQMGAVVKHVPELGGLVPVRTWSMETSVPGVYVAGDLSGVEEATAAFLEGELAAQSILEKEGLGNGKKAEVLHYLWNVYRTSPVLERARRGKLSVTLSEDEMEHLRRGAN, encoded by the coding sequence TTGAAGGGCTACAGGATAGAGGAACACCCTATCCTGAAATTCAGGCGAGGTAGAGTTGTCAAGTTCCGCTTCAACGGTGTAGAGGTTGAGGGTTACGAGGGCGAGAGCGTTCTAGCGAGCCTCTACGCTCTGGGCTACAGGGTCTTCTCTTACAGCAAGACCGGTAGACCTCGCGGCGCTTTCTGTATGATAGGCAAGTGCTCGAGCTGCCTAGCCAGAGTCAACGGTGTCCCGAACACCAGGATCTGCGTCGAGCCCGTGAGGGATGGTCTCGTCGTCGAGACCCAGAGCGGTCTACCCGAGATCCCCTCGGAAACACACGGCGACGTCTCCGAGGAGGAGATCGAGGCTGATGCCGTGGTTGTCGGTAGCGGTCCAGCCGGTCTCCAGGCAGCCCTGACGCTCGCTGGACACGGGCTAGAGGTCGTGCTCGTGGAAGAGCACCCCAAGCTCGGTGGACAGCTAGTCAAGCAGACGCACAGGTTCTTCGGTGACACGGCGTACTACGGTGGTGTGAGAGGGTTTAAGATCGGTGAGCTACTAACGGAGAAGGTTCGCGCTAACCCGAATATAAAGGTCTTGACCTCTACAAGGGTCTACGGGTTCTTCGCTGAGGGCTACCTGGGCGCAACAACGGTTACCGGCGAGCCCAGGCACTACCTGATCAAATCGAGGTACACCATCGTCGCCACCGGCGCCTCGGAAAGGCTCGCGTTGTTCGAGAACAACGACCTCCCGGGGGTAATGGGCGCGGGAGGGGCCCAGACGCTAATGAACGAGTACGGTATTAGGCCAGGGGACAGAGCTCTCGTTGTCGGGAGCGGTAACGTGGGGTTGATAGTCGCCTACCAGCTACTCCAGGCGGACGTTGACGTGAAGGCGATACTAGAGCTCAGGGACGAGATCGGCGGGTGGTTTGTCCACGCAGCGAAGATCAGGAGACATGGTGTTCCAATCAAAACGGGCCGTACTTTGTTGAGAGTGGAGGGGTACGAGAGAGTGGAGAAGGCCGTGTCCGTGGCCGTTGACAGGGGCTACAATTTGTTGCCTGGCACCGAGGAGGTGTACGACGTCGACTTAGTCCTGCTGGCCGTCGGGCTCCAGCCGAGCTATGCTCTGCTTAGCCAGATGGGGGCTGTAGTAAAGCACGTCCCCGAGCTCGGGGGTCTGGTCCCCGTGAGGACCTGGAGCATGGAGACCTCGGTACCGGGCGTATACGTGGCCGGCGACCTCTCTGGCGTGGAAGAGGCTACAGCGGCTTTCCTCGAGGGAGAGCTGGCAGCGCAGTCGATCCTGGAGAAGGAGGGGTTGGGGAACGGGAAGAAGGCGGAGGTGCTACACTACCTGTGGAACGTGTACAGGACGAGCCCCGTTCTCGAGAGGGCAAGGAGAGGTAAGTTGTCGGTGACACTGAGCGAGGACGAGATGGAGCACTTGAGGAGGGGGGCGAATTGA
- a CDS encoding 4Fe-4S binding protein, with protein sequence MSFRRTGVLSIEELARLGIIPPEERVKKKPVAMIECPEEVPCNICVSACPFNAIRKETLYSRPRLEESKCIGCGVCVVKCPGLAIFVVDLRGEDALLTLPYEMNPPPAKGDKCLLLDREGKIVGEGEVVKAWSYDSTWAVTVRVPRDMWLHVRAIKVVKNRA encoded by the coding sequence TTGAGCTTCCGGAGAACCGGAGTACTGTCCATCGAAGAGCTGGCTAGACTGGGCATCATACCACCCGAGGAGAGGGTTAAGAAAAAACCGGTTGCTATGATAGAGTGCCCGGAAGAAGTCCCCTGCAACATATGCGTATCCGCATGCCCATTCAACGCTATCAGAAAGGAGACTCTCTACTCCCGCCCTAGGCTGGAGGAGTCCAAGTGCATAGGGTGCGGGGTCTGCGTCGTCAAGTGCCCCGGTCTAGCGATATTCGTGGTCGACCTCCGCGGCGAAGACGCTCTCCTCACACTCCCCTACGAGATGAACCCGCCGCCGGCAAAAGGGGACAAGTGCCTCTTACTCGATAGGGAGGGGAAGATCGTGGGCGAGGGCGAGGTCGTCAAAGCGTGGTCCTACGACTCGACGTGGGCCGTCACGGTGCGCGTCCCGCGCGATATGTGGCTCCACGTGAGGGCTATTAAGGTGGTGAAGAACCGTGCTTGA
- a CDS encoding (2Fe-2S)-binding protein produces the protein MLDAKKVIVCRCEDVTLYDVEKAIDEGLTDLELLKRKLRIGMGPCQGSGCLLLVASVLARKKRTPVSEVPLPVSRPPITPVQLKFFAGGKSG, from the coding sequence GTGCTTGACGCGAAGAAGGTAATCGTGTGCAGGTGTGAGGACGTAACGCTCTACGACGTCGAGAAGGCCATAGACGAGGGGTTGACAGACCTCGAACTCTTGAAGAGGAAGCTGAGGATCGGTATGGGGCCCTGCCAGGGCTCTGGCTGCCTACTGCTAGTCGCATCCGTCCTCGCGAGGAAGAAGAGGACCCCCGTATCCGAGGTACCCCTCCCGGTTAGCAGGCCCCCGATAACCCCGGTTCAGTTAAAGTTCTTCGCGGGTGGTAAGAGTGGCTAA
- a CDS encoding NAD(P)/FAD-dependent oxidoreductase, which produces MAKRLIVVGAGVTGLMTAKFLVDRGFSDILVIDRKYPGSGGSFRCATGVRASFTSREHIKVMLRAIDLWPKLSKELGIKYSRDGYLWLLSRDRDVEFFREAVKFQNSLGVPTRLVTPEEVRELAPTINASSVVAAVYDPIAGKASCFDSVTNTLTHLLARGVEVKWGVEARKIAREGRGFVVETNIGSLRADSVLVAAGDGSRRLLETLGVDLPIRSLPKHALVTEAFRPVFKPLIIDWATSSYIVQLFNGNFYIGADIPEVYDTVAKVKLEFLRKAARVWTSYFPWLREVYVLRYWTGYYDMTPDHHPVIGPVEGLEGVYVAAGFSGHGFMMAPAVGEALASYILGERPLVPEFERLSPGRFARGELIKEIAVFG; this is translated from the coding sequence GTGGCTAAGCGGCTGATCGTAGTAGGTGCGGGCGTGACAGGGCTCATGACAGCCAAGTTCCTGGTCGACAGGGGCTTCAGCGACATTCTCGTCATAGACAGGAAGTACCCGGGCTCGGGCGGTAGCTTCAGGTGCGCTACGGGCGTTAGGGCGAGCTTCACTAGTAGAGAGCACATTAAAGTGATGCTCAGGGCAATAGACCTGTGGCCGAAGCTGTCTAAAGAGCTCGGGATAAAGTACTCGAGAGACGGTTACCTGTGGCTCCTGTCGAGGGACAGGGACGTCGAGTTCTTCAGAGAGGCGGTGAAGTTCCAGAACAGCCTGGGCGTCCCTACCAGGCTCGTAACACCCGAGGAAGTGAGGGAACTGGCCCCCACGATAAACGCGTCTAGTGTTGTCGCCGCCGTCTACGACCCCATAGCAGGGAAAGCCAGCTGTTTCGACAGCGTGACGAACACGCTTACACACCTCCTAGCCAGAGGAGTCGAGGTCAAGTGGGGTGTAGAGGCTAGAAAGATAGCGCGCGAGGGTAGAGGGTTCGTCGTCGAGACGAACATCGGCTCCCTTAGAGCCGACAGCGTCCTGGTAGCGGCCGGGGACGGGAGTAGGAGGTTGCTCGAGACCTTGGGCGTCGACCTGCCGATAAGGAGCCTCCCCAAGCACGCCCTAGTCACGGAGGCGTTTAGACCCGTCTTCAAGCCCTTGATCATAGACTGGGCCACCTCATCCTACATCGTCCAGCTGTTCAACGGCAACTTCTACATTGGCGCCGACATACCCGAGGTCTACGACACGGTGGCGAAGGTGAAGCTCGAGTTCCTCAGGAAGGCTGCGAGAGTGTGGACGTCTTACTTCCCTTGGCTTAGAGAGGTCTACGTGCTGAGGTACTGGACGGGGTACTACGACATGACGCCCGACCACCACCCCGTAATAGGCCCCGTGGAGGGCCTCGAAGGGGTCTACGTCGCCGCAGGCTTTAGCGGGCACGGGTTTATGATGGCCCCTGCTGTTGGCGAGGCCCTAGCGTCGTACATACTCGGGGAGAGGCCGCTCGTCCCCGAGTTCGAGAGACTATCCCCTGGCAGGTTCGCGAGAGGGGAGCTTATAAAGGAGATAGCCGTATTCGGCTAA
- the moaA gene encoding GTP 3',8-cyclase MoaA, whose translation MLVDRFGRPLTSLRISVTEKCNHRCVFCHREGLLNYESESELGAEDWGFVANVASYLGIRDAKLTGGEPLVRRDIVEIVREITGNGLSTSITTNGSLLDKYAKGLAEAGVDHVNVSLHSLREDVFKAITGGDLKRVLQGIEAALQYGIRLKLDFVVLTWNKDEVADLVEFASKRGLEVNMIELIPLGVDAELYKRLHVELRGVEEYLEKRAVKVEVKEFQSRPVYHLDNGVKVTLIKGFCNPELCARCTRIRFTPDGKIKPCLFRNDNLVDARPYILSRDFHGLVEAFKRANSLREPYFKVVTR comes from the coding sequence ATGCTCGTAGACAGGTTTGGTAGGCCTCTCACGAGCCTTAGGATCAGCGTCACCGAGAAGTGCAACCACAGGTGTGTTTTCTGCCATAGAGAGGGCCTCCTAAACTACGAAAGTGAGAGCGAGCTGGGGGCAGAAGACTGGGGCTTCGTGGCGAACGTCGCGAGCTACCTCGGCATAAGGGACGCTAAGCTGACCGGCGGGGAGCCGCTAGTCCGTAGAGATATAGTGGAGATCGTTAGGGAGATCACGGGGAACGGGCTGAGCACCTCAATAACGACAAACGGTAGCCTGCTCGACAAGTACGCCAAAGGGCTCGCCGAGGCCGGCGTTGACCACGTGAACGTGAGCCTGCACTCCCTCAGGGAAGACGTGTTCAAGGCTATAACAGGCGGGGACCTCAAGCGGGTTCTCCAGGGTATCGAGGCCGCGCTACAGTACGGGATCAGGCTGAAGCTCGACTTCGTCGTATTGACGTGGAACAAGGACGAGGTCGCGGACCTAGTCGAGTTCGCGTCTAAGAGGGGGCTCGAGGTAAACATGATCGAGCTGATCCCGCTCGGAGTCGACGCTGAGCTGTACAAGAGGTTACACGTCGAGTTGAGGGGGGTCGAGGAGTACCTAGAGAAGAGGGCGGTCAAGGTCGAGGTCAAGGAGTTCCAGAGCAGGCCCGTCTACCACCTCGACAACGGCGTGAAGGTCACACTTATTAAAGGCTTCTGCAACCCCGAGCTGTGTGCTAGGTGTACCAGGATTAGGTTCACCCCGGACGGGAAGATCAAGCCGTGCCTTTTCAGGAACGACAACCTCGTCGACGCGAGGCCCTACATCCTATCCAGGGACTTCCACGGGCTGGTCGAGGCGTTCAAGAGAGCTAATAGCCTGAGAGAACCCTACTTCAAGGTAGTCACGAGGTGA
- the moaC gene encoding cyclic pyranopterin monophosphate synthase MoaC, protein MVDVTEKKPVYREAVAEGVIRLKPETLRLIKEGKVEKGDVLEVTRAAVAMAVKKTSELLPLCHPIPVTHVETSFDFPSDDELRLTVKVKTVAQTGVEMEALTGVAVGLLNVWDMVKKYEKDAEGQYPDTRIEYIRVVSKVKTSPSSP, encoded by the coding sequence ATGGTGGACGTCACCGAGAAGAAGCCGGTCTACAGGGAGGCTGTTGCCGAGGGCGTCATACGGCTTAAACCCGAGACGCTCAGGTTGATCAAGGAGGGCAAGGTAGAGAAAGGGGATGTGCTCGAGGTGACCAGGGCGGCTGTTGCTATGGCTGTGAAGAAGACCAGCGAGCTCCTCCCGTTATGCCACCCTATCCCTGTCACCCACGTAGAGACCAGCTTCGACTTCCCGTCAGACGACGAGCTCAGGTTGACGGTGAAGGTGAAGACAGTTGCTCAGACGGGCGTCGAGATGGAGGCGCTGACGGGCGTCGCGGTGGGCCTCCTCAACGTATGGGACATGGTGAAGAAGTACGAGAAAGACGCGGAGGGCCAGTACCCGGACACCAGGATAGAGTACATAAGAGTGGTCAGCAAGGTCAAGACCTCGCCCTCTTCACCCTAG
- a CDS encoding molybdenum cofactor biosynthesis protein MoaE: protein MRAELVEGDIAGRLKGILEEVSKTAVDKEVGGVEVFMGVVKGRVGGFKVEKLVYTAYKEVAERVLERIAREEAEKNSLEAVVILHRLGEVRPGEATVIIVAAGRGRDEVNRATRVIIDRVKKEAPIFKLEVREDGEYWVIGDETRVKRARS, encoded by the coding sequence GTGAGAGCCGAGCTGGTTGAAGGGGACATTGCTGGCAGGCTCAAGGGTATCCTGGAAGAGGTGAGTAAGACAGCTGTGGACAAGGAAGTCGGCGGAGTAGAGGTATTCATGGGAGTCGTCAAGGGGAGGGTGGGCGGGTTCAAGGTCGAGAAGCTGGTCTATACGGCTTACAAGGAGGTCGCTGAGAGGGTGCTCGAGAGGATCGCACGAGAGGAGGCGGAGAAGAACAGCCTAGAGGCCGTGGTCATCCTCCACAGGCTGGGAGAGGTGAGGCCCGGCGAGGCAACAGTCATCATCGTCGCGGCAGGGAGAGGGAGGGACGAGGTCAACAGAGCTACGAGGGTTATAATAGACAGGGTGAAGAAAGAGGCCCCGATATTCAAGCTCGAGGTGAGGGAGGACGGCGAGTACTGGGTTATCGGCGACGAGACTAGGGTGAAGAGGGCGAGGTCTTGA
- a CDS encoding MoaD/ThiS family protein, with product MLEVYIKAYGVLGDYVREGRYTFREGVTVRELVETLVPLEVRRRFSIVVFVNDEPAPESRVVYNGDRVVLLPPSSGG from the coding sequence GTGCTCGAGGTATATATCAAGGCGTACGGGGTTCTCGGGGACTACGTCAGGGAGGGACGCTACACTTTCAGAGAGGGGGTCACTGTGCGGGAGTTGGTGGAGACCCTTGTCCCTCTCGAGGTGAGGAGGAGGTTTAGCATCGTCGTCTTCGTGAACGACGAGCCGGCACCAGAGTCGCGCGTGGTCTACAACGGGGACAGGGTAGTGCTGTTGCCGCCTTCCTCGGGTGGTTGA
- a CDS encoding DUF4352 domain-containing protein, whose product MLRAIDPVIATVIIVAVTIAVAIAVALWMTGLVGGFTGTENLQIVNAYALATTKPGQGWNITLTVKNAGTTTATIDQVFVNGIPYDAIILTSTTGATTTTVPVSLGVSLPLTLSPGNSTTIQIFIPLGTSSALSFSSGQQVEIKLHTASGKTYPVQVVLP is encoded by the coding sequence ATATTGAGGGCAATCGACCCAGTTATAGCCACAGTTATTATTGTTGCGGTGACAATAGCCGTAGCGATCGCTGTAGCCCTCTGGATGACGGGCCTGGTCGGGGGCTTTACAGGCACCGAGAACCTCCAGATAGTCAACGCCTACGCTCTGGCGACCACAAAACCCGGGCAGGGCTGGAATATAACACTCACAGTAAAGAACGCGGGGACGACCACGGCTACGATAGACCAGGTATTCGTGAACGGGATACCGTATGATGCGATTATCTTAACGTCTACTACTGGTGCCACAACCACTACAGTCCCCGTAAGCTTGGGCGTGAGCCTGCCACTGACTCTCTCGCCAGGTAATAGCACTACAATACAGATTTTCATACCCTTGGGTACGAGCTCCGCGCTGAGCTTCTCGTCAGGGCAGCAGGTCGAGATCAAGCTACACACCGCGAGCGGCAAGACCTACCCAGTCCAAGTCGTCCTACCTTAA
- a CDS encoding nicotinamide-nucleotide adenylyltransferase → MGCLLTDDRCLMIARFQPFHYGHLNALKFCYERFGEVVVVVGMASQSHTPENPFTAGERVLMIRESLKWSGLPLDKLITVTLPTLEVSRVAVHYVKLYSPPFKHVVTLNPVIQRIFMEEGYTVVEPPRLARENYRGSIIRRLIAEGRSEWEQLVPPPVVDVIKSVDGVERIKMLYRERLPGYYATV, encoded by the coding sequence ATGGGGTGCTTGTTGACCGACGACCGATGCCTAATGATAGCCAGGTTCCAGCCGTTCCACTACGGTCACTTGAACGCGCTAAAGTTCTGCTACGAGAGGTTTGGCGAGGTCGTGGTCGTTGTCGGGATGGCCAGCCAGAGCCACACGCCGGAGAACCCCTTCACGGCGGGCGAGAGGGTCCTGATGATCAGGGAGAGCCTTAAGTGGAGTGGTCTACCGCTAGACAAGCTAATTACAGTAACGCTCCCGACACTAGAGGTCAGCAGGGTTGCCGTGCACTACGTCAAGCTCTACAGCCCCCCGTTCAAGCACGTCGTGACGTTGAACCCCGTCATACAGAGGATATTCATGGAGGAGGGGTATACGGTGGTGGAGCCCCCCAGACTGGCGAGGGAGAACTACAGGGGTAGTATCATAAGGAGGCTCATAGCCGAGGGGAGGAGTGAGTGGGAGCAACTGGTTCCGCCACCCGTTGTCGACGTTATTAAGAGCGTTGACGGTGTAGAGAGGATCAAGATGCTCTACAGAGAGAGGCTGCCCGGCTACTACGCGACCGTGTAA
- a CDS encoding YkgJ family cysteine cluster protein has protein sequence MKFVCTLCGDCCRASPVSLLPHEDVILRELAETLELPYKSYNGYYMYDRVSGYNLAFSYVMDLVDGKCPFLSGNLCRIQNIYKPFICRSFPYIPRQVKYNIDSYNRVVYATVEYGLSLMCPVIKKDRSVLEKYSELNPGILSEYMPYEYDAANEMERIRSLFLALLSTLWRLGVVELEPGRPGAPVYNLYLFLTRHYPDLPHILKVDQVTKRLAELKAYE, from the coding sequence ATGAAGTTCGTGTGCACACTCTGCGGCGACTGTTGCCGGGCGAGCCCCGTAAGCCTACTGCCTCACGAAGACGTCATTCTCAGGGAATTAGCGGAGACACTCGAGCTACCTTACAAGAGCTACAACGGGTACTACATGTACGACAGGGTATCGGGCTACAACCTGGCCTTCAGCTACGTGATGGACTTGGTAGACGGGAAGTGCCCTTTCCTCTCGGGGAACCTCTGCAGGATACAGAACATCTACAAGCCATTCATATGCCGTAGCTTCCCCTACATTCCGAGACAGGTCAAGTACAACATCGACTCCTACAACCGAGTCGTCTACGCCACAGTTGAGTACGGGCTCAGCCTGATGTGCCCTGTCATAAAGAAGGACAGGAGCGTACTGGAGAAGTACAGCGAGCTGAACCCTGGGATACTCTCAGAGTACATGCCCTACGAGTACGACGCGGCAAACGAGATGGAGCGTATACGGAGCCTATTCCTAGCACTGCTCTCCACGCTCTGGAGGCTTGGGGTTGTAGAACTCGAGCCCGGGAGGCCCGGGGCACCCGTCTACAACCTCTACTTGTTCCTGACGCGGCACTACCCCGACCTACCACACATACTCAAGGTAGACCAGGTTACAAAGAGGCTGGCGGAGTTGAAGGCCTATGAGTGA
- a CDS encoding biotin--[acetyl-CoA-carboxylase] ligase, giving the protein MSEQPGIAELLLLDLLSARRSVGLNELSGELGLEGEEVLRLVEKLSRNYIIRLEGGKVSWFNGDNPRAFKPWGWMLQYKVVTGSTMTAARHLNPWSIVVAEYQLAGRGRFGKSWVSSLGGLWVTYKLRVSPRAASISSLAVPLYVIESLEKVSNNTFNVKWPNDITFKGRKVSGVLLEAESIGEDIVLYVGVGINVNNDPPLPTAESLKNVTGELVPRNKVLSVLTSLISRIEHYARRPETIMHKYTSRLETLGRRVEAETEEGTVEGVVEDVDEQGRLVLKTYRGEVRLEPYRARNVRYVD; this is encoded by the coding sequence ATGAGTGAGCAGCCGGGTATAGCCGAGCTTCTGCTCCTAGACCTGCTAAGCGCGAGGAGGAGCGTCGGATTAAACGAGCTATCGGGGGAGCTGGGACTCGAGGGGGAAGAAGTCCTGAGGCTTGTCGAGAAGCTATCGAGGAATTACATCATCAGGCTAGAGGGGGGTAAAGTATCGTGGTTCAATGGAGACAACCCTAGGGCTTTCAAACCCTGGGGCTGGATGCTGCAGTACAAGGTAGTCACGGGTTCGACTATGACGGCGGCCAGGCACCTCAACCCTTGGAGCATAGTAGTTGCGGAGTACCAGCTGGCTGGGAGAGGGAGGTTTGGTAAGAGCTGGGTAAGCTCCCTGGGGGGCCTCTGGGTCACCTACAAACTGAGGGTCTCTCCAAGGGCCGCTTCGATATCGTCCCTGGCTGTCCCCCTGTACGTGATCGAGTCCCTCGAGAAAGTCAGTAATAATACGTTCAACGTGAAGTGGCCGAACGACATAACTTTCAAGGGGAGGAAGGTGTCCGGTGTACTCCTCGAGGCTGAGTCGATAGGCGAGGACATTGTACTCTACGTGGGGGTAGGGATCAACGTGAACAACGACCCCCCTCTACCCACCGCTGAGTCCCTCAAGAACGTCACGGGCGAACTCGTGCCGAGGAATAAAGTCCTGTCTGTCTTAACGAGCCTAATTTCCAGAATCGAGCACTACGCTAGGAGGCCCGAGACCATAATGCACAAGTACACGAGCAGGCTGGAGACGCTAGGTAGGAGGGTAGAGGCAGAGACCGAGGAGGGCACTGTTGAAGGCGTTGTGGAGGACGTTGACGAGCAAGGTAGGTTAGTCTTGAAAACATACAGGGGCGAAGTCCGGCTCGAGCCTTACAGAGCGAGGAACGTCAGGTACGTCGACTAG